A part of Bacillus thuringiensis genomic DNA contains:
- a CDS encoding DUF3899 domain-containing protein, which translates to MNKVFFHTCILIFIAIIASSIGAILVSSQFLLNFVNISFYAALFFILVGGFLFIFQNGFFNVTIYAFQRVFGTNKKIDSLIEEVEEPVDKKERIYKTYSFKWTYPICITGIVLGLFSTLISFTILM; encoded by the coding sequence TTGAATAAAGTTTTTTTTCATACTTGTATACTAATTTTCATAGCGATAATCGCTTCTAGTATTGGCGCAATCCTCGTTTCATCGCAATTTTTGTTGAATTTTGTCAATATATCGTTTTATGCCGCACTATTTTTTATTCTTGTTGGCGGTTTTTTATTCATATTTCAAAATGGATTTTTTAACGTAACGATTTACGCCTTCCAAAGAGTGTTCGGTACGAACAAAAAAATTGACTCTTTAATTGAAGAAGTAGAGGAACCTGTCGATAAGAAAGAACGTATTTATAAAACATATTCATTCAAATGGACGTATCCAATTTGTATTACAGGTATCGTTCTTGGGTTGTTCTCAACCCTCATTAGCTTTACTATTTTGATGTAG
- the trpS gene encoding tryptophan--tRNA ligase, producing the protein MSVIFSGIQPSGTITLGNYLGAMKQFTELQNEHDCYFCIVNQHAITVPQDPVQLRKNIRSLAALYVACGIDPEKATLFVQSEVPAHAQLGWIMQSVAYVGELERMTQYKDKASGRDSVPAGLLTYPPLMAADILLYNTEIVPVGDDQKQHMELTRDLAERFNKRFREVFTVPEIRIPKVGARVMSLTEPTKKMSKSDPNPKSMISMLDEPKTIEKKIKSAVTDSEGIVKFDKENKPGISNLLTIYSSFSGKTVEEIEAMYEGKGYGDFKGDLAQVVVEAIRPIQDKYNELISSPELDEILDKGAEKANRVAFKQLRKVENAMGLSRKRR; encoded by the coding sequence ATGTCAGTTATCTTTTCTGGTATTCAGCCGAGTGGAACAATTACACTTGGAAACTATTTAGGAGCTATGAAGCAATTTACAGAGCTTCAAAATGAACACGACTGTTATTTCTGTATTGTAAACCAACATGCGATTACAGTACCTCAAGATCCCGTACAACTTCGTAAAAACATCCGAAGTCTTGCTGCACTTTATGTAGCATGCGGCATTGATCCTGAAAAAGCTACTTTATTTGTACAGTCAGAAGTACCAGCACACGCTCAACTAGGATGGATTATGCAATCAGTTGCTTACGTTGGAGAATTAGAGCGTATGACGCAATATAAAGATAAAGCTTCTGGTAGAGATTCAGTTCCAGCTGGATTATTAACGTATCCACCATTAATGGCTGCTGATATTTTACTTTACAACACTGAAATCGTACCTGTTGGTGATGACCAAAAGCAACATATGGAATTAACACGTGACCTTGCAGAGCGTTTCAACAAACGCTTCCGTGAAGTGTTCACTGTTCCTGAAATTCGCATTCCAAAAGTAGGAGCTCGCGTTATGTCATTAACAGAACCTACGAAAAAAATGAGTAAATCTGATCCGAATCCAAAATCAATGATCAGTATGCTTGATGAACCAAAAACAATTGAAAAGAAAATTAAGAGCGCTGTAACTGATTCTGAAGGTATTGTAAAGTTTGATAAAGAAAACAAACCTGGAATCTCTAACTTATTAACAATCTACTCTTCATTCTCAGGAAAAACAGTAGAAGAAATCGAAGCAATGTACGAAGGAAAAGGATACGGAGACTTCAAAGGCGACCTAGCACAAGTAGTCGTAGAAGCAATTCGTCCAATCCAAGACAAATATAACGAACTAATCAGCTCACCAGAACTAGACGAAATTCTAGACAAAGGTGCCGAAAAAGCAAACCGCGT